The following DNA comes from Flavobacterium sp. N3904.
TGCAGAAGAGAACTTCACATGGTATCAATACTGGGACAAAGTTGTCGATTTTAATATGGCCGAAGCCGAAGTAAAGTGGTTTGTTGATGCAAAAGTCAACATTACCAAAAATTGTATCGATAGGCATTTGGCAAAAAAAGGTGAAAAAACGGCTATCATTTTTGAACCTAACGACCCTTCAGAAGAAGCATTGCACATTAGTTATAACGAATTATACGAGCGTGTTTCCAAAATGGCTAATGTTTTGCGTGAGCAAGGAATAACCAAAGGAGATCGTGTTTGTATCTATTTGCCAATGATTCCTGAATTGGCAGTTGCTGTTTTGGCTTGTGCCCGAATTGGAGCTATACATTCAGTTGTTTTTGCTGGATTTTCAGCATCTGCTGTTAGTTCAAGAATAAATGACAGTGAATGTAAAATGGTAATAACTTCAGATGGTGGATATCGTGGTAATAAAACTATTGATTTGAAAGGAATCATTGATGACGCATTGCAAAATTGCCCTTGTGTAACTTCTGTATTAGTTGTAAAAAGAACCAATTCTGCTATTAACATGAAAGCCGGTCGTGATCAATGGCTGCAACCACTTCTTGATCAAGCAATAAACAACAGTGTAGCCGAAATTATGGATGCAGAAGATCCTTTGTTTATATTATATACTTCAGGTTCGACTGGAAAACCAAAAGGGATGGTGCATACTACAGCTGGTTATATGGTTTATACAGCCTATACTTTTAAGAATGTGTTCAATTATGAAGAAAATGACATCTTTTGGTGTACAGCCGATATAGGTTGGATTACTGGTCACTCTTACATTTTATACGGTCCATTATTGAATGGAGCCACTACCGTAATATTTGAAGGAATTCCTTCTTATCCAGATTTTAGTCGTTTTTGGGAAACTATTGAAAAACATAAAGTAACTCAATTTTATACAGCGCCAACTGCTATACGTGCTTTGGCAAAAGAAAACTTATCGTATGTTCAAAAGTTCCCATTGAAGTCATTAAAAGTTATTGGTTCTGTTGGAGAACCTATTAATGAGGAAGCTTGGCACTGGTACAATGACCACGTGGGAGGGAAGCGTTGCCCAGTAGTGGATACTTGGTGGCAAACAGAAACCGGTGGCATCATGATTGCACCATTATCGTTTATAACACCAACAAAACCGACATATGCAACATTGCCGTTACCAGGTATTCAACCTGTTTTGATGGATGAAAAAAGAAATGAAATAGAAGGAAACCAAGTGGATGGAAGTTTGTGTATCAAATTCCCTTGGCCAGGTATAGCCAGAACTATTTGGGGTGATCACCAACGCTACAAAGACACTTATTTCTCTGCTTTTCCTGGTAAATATTTTACTGGGGATGGAGCTTTACGAGATGAAGTAGGATATTATAGAATTACCGGCCGTGTAGATGACGTAGTGATTGTGTCGGGTCATAATTTAGGAACAGCACCTATCGAAGATGCTATTAATGAACATCCAGCGGTAGCAGAATCTGCGATTGTTGGGTTTCCACATGATGTTAAAGGAAATGCTTTGTATGGTTATGTAATTTTGAAGGAATCTGGAGAATACAGAGATCGAGAAAATTTATTCAAAGAAATTAATCAACACGTATCGGATCATATTGGACCGATTGCCAAATTGGATAAAATTCAATTTGTTACAGGTTTACCAAAAACGAGATCTGGAAAAATTATGCGCCGAATTTTACGTAAAATTGCTGAGGGTGATTATTCTAATTTTGGTGACATTACAACATTATTAAATCCTGAAATAGTTGACGAAATTGTAAAAGGAAAAATAGTATAAAGGTTTTTAATTGCTATAAAAAACTGCTTCAGATTTTGAAGCAGTTTTTTTTTGTCCTAAAACTAATTTTATTTCTAATGTTAATTTTTTATTAATGAAAGTAACATTGTAATTGGTTTTCAGTCTATTAAATATTAGATCATTGAAATAAAAGTTATTTATGGAGACTTTATAAATTTACATTTCATTGATTTGCTTCAATAAAAAGAATCGATAAGTTAATAAAAAGTTAAATTTAAGTACTATGTGATACACAATACCTTTTTTAAGATATATATTTGCATAGGATATTATTATATGATTTTAATATTTAAAAATTATCAAACAAAAAACAAACAATTATTAAAAACAAACAATCAAACAATCAAAAAATCAATTATTATGAAAAAATCAATCGTGTATTTAGGAGTAGCTTTAGTAGCTTTTGCAAATGTTTCTTTAGCTTCAAATGGGAATTCATTTTCGGGAACAAAAGCAAAGACAGAATTCAGTGATACTGCAACGCCATTGAGTGTTGCAATTAGCAAAGGTGATCTCGAGGCGGTTAGAAAATTTATTGAATATGGTGCAGATGTAAACGAAAAATCAAACGGTATGAGTCCGTTGATGATAGCAGCTCGATACAATAAAGTGGAAATTATCAAAATTCTGATTTCAAAAGGAGCCCATCTTAATGAAAAAGATGAAAACGGATTTACAGCTTTAAAATATGCAGAATTATCAAATGCAAATGAGGCAATCGTGTTATTAAAACAATCTTAAAACAATCTTTCAAGATGAAGCATCATTTTAATTGATGATGTTTCATTTTTTAATCAATCAATCAAATAAATCAAACAATCATGAAAAATTCAATTTTAATATTAGGAATCGCATTAGTTTCTTTAACTAATGTTTGCAATGCAAAAAGCACATTTAGTAAATCAGTTAATTCATTTCAACTAGCCACATTAACTGTTGACAATGAAGTGGTTGTTCCAAATGAAGAAGTGAAAATAACAAAGCCTTCTTTAAACATAGATGCAGAAGTGTTCAATCCAGAAAATGTCATTGCTTATAATCGTAAAACGGTAAAAGAAACCATTGCTGAAGATGATAAAATCACAGAAAACACAACTTCAAATGATTTAGAATTTATGGCTTATGAAGAATCTATGAAGGAAATCATTGCACAATCTGACTTGATTACAGAAAGTAAGGTTTCAAATGAAGTTTTTCCTCTTTATATAATTAAAAGCGTAGAAGATGAAATTGCTGAAATGGAACTGATTATTGAAAGTACAGAAACCAATGAAGTGAGCCCATTGGATTTTAAAAAAATCAATAGTAATTCTATAATGACAAATACATTCAATTCTAATAGATTTGTAGGAATGAATTAAGAAATGCGATATATTTAAGCAAAAGCTTATTAGGGACTATAAAAAGCATTATTATAAAGAGTATAATGATGTTTTTTTTTATGCATAAAATTCAGTTACAGTTTTATAAGTTGTTTGTCTTGCGCTTTTGAAAATAGTACTAAAGCAACAATAGCCCCAATTGTAGCAAACAACATATCCGATTGTGTGTCCCAAACATATCCTTGTGTTCCTAAAAAAGCATCTCCACCATCTCCAGTTGCAAGTGAAACAAACCATTCAATCCATTCATAGGCTGCGCTAATTGCCAAACAAATGCAAACAATTATAAAATTGAAAAAGCTTTGGTTCGCAATTACTTTTTTTCGAATGAATAGTTCGCGGATAATCATAGCTGGAACAAAA
Coding sequences within:
- the acs gene encoding acetate--CoA ligase: MSYFKIDSLEQYFKHYNKSIREPRKFWGKIAEENFTWYQYWDKVVDFNMAEAEVKWFVDAKVNITKNCIDRHLAKKGEKTAIIFEPNDPSEEALHISYNELYERVSKMANVLREQGITKGDRVCIYLPMIPELAVAVLACARIGAIHSVVFAGFSASAVSSRINDSECKMVITSDGGYRGNKTIDLKGIIDDALQNCPCVTSVLVVKRTNSAINMKAGRDQWLQPLLDQAINNSVAEIMDAEDPLFILYTSGSTGKPKGMVHTTAGYMVYTAYTFKNVFNYEENDIFWCTADIGWITGHSYILYGPLLNGATTVIFEGIPSYPDFSRFWETIEKHKVTQFYTAPTAIRALAKENLSYVQKFPLKSLKVIGSVGEPINEEAWHWYNDHVGGKRCPVVDTWWQTETGGIMIAPLSFITPTKPTYATLPLPGIQPVLMDEKRNEIEGNQVDGSLCIKFPWPGIARTIWGDHQRYKDTYFSAFPGKYFTGDGALRDEVGYYRITGRVDDVVIVSGHNLGTAPIEDAINEHPAVAESAIVGFPHDVKGNALYGYVILKESGEYRDRENLFKEINQHVSDHIGPIAKLDKIQFVTGLPKTRSGKIMRRILRKIAEGDYSNFGDITTLLNPEIVDEIVKGKIV
- a CDS encoding ankyrin repeat domain-containing protein — its product is MKKSIVYLGVALVAFANVSLASNGNSFSGTKAKTEFSDTATPLSVAISKGDLEAVRKFIEYGADVNEKSNGMSPLMIAARYNKVEIIKILISKGAHLNEKDENGFTALKYAELSNANEAIVLLKQS